One Ignavibacteriales bacterium genomic window carries:
- a CDS encoding transcriptional repressor, producing the protein MQILGTKRSRQREKIFQVLKRTTSHPTAEWVHEQVREQIPRVSLGTVYRNLHILTAQGKIRELDFGEGLHRYDATIEQHYHFVCKQCGVVRDLAVPPQDDLHDRVRDAVPGTISAHRLDFYGVCNDCLRKA; encoded by the coding sequence ATGCAAATCCTCGGAACAAAGCGAAGCAGACAGCGAGAGAAGATCTTTCAGGTCCTTAAGCGGACAACTTCTCATCCGACCGCGGAATGGGTTCACGAACAGGTTCGTGAACAGATTCCCCGGGTGTCTCTTGGCACCGTCTACCGCAACCTCCACATCCTTACAGCGCAGGGGAAAATTCGCGAACTCGATTTCGGTGAAGGACTTCACCGGTACGACGCGACCATAGAACAACACTACCATTTTGTTTGTAAACAGTGTGGCGTTGTGAGGGACCTCGCAGTTCCTCCTCAAGATGACCTCCACGATCGGGTCCGCGATGCTGTCCCGGGCACGATCTCGGCGCACCGCTTGGATTTTTACGGGGTCTGCAACGATTGCCTGCGTAAGGCCTAA
- a CDS encoding SDR family NAD(P)-dependent oxidoreductase, with protein MNLKGSVALVTGAGRGIGRSVALSLAKEGVEVILTARTVAELNQVKKEIESSGERSSVIPADLTDDRQIAKLFEELQRQYQRLDILVNNAGIGVFSPVRTLALGDFDRMWSLNMRAVMLATQHALKFMEAQKSGAIVNVASLAGRNAFIGGAGYAATKWALIGFSRSLMLEVREHNIRVVTICPGSVDTSFSPTPKDPSKSEKILHPQDVADTVLAALMLPERAMVSEIDIRPTNPK; from the coding sequence ATGAACCTCAAGGGCTCAGTTGCGTTGGTCACAGGCGCAGGACGCGGAATTGGCCGTTCCGTCGCGCTGTCCCTGGCGAAAGAAGGCGTTGAAGTGATTCTGACTGCTCGAACCGTGGCGGAATTGAATCAGGTGAAAAAGGAGATAGAGTCGAGTGGTGAGAGGAGCTCAGTTATTCCGGCTGATCTCACGGATGACCGACAAATCGCAAAGCTCTTTGAAGAGCTGCAGAGGCAGTATCAAAGACTCGATATTCTTGTGAACAACGCCGGCATCGGTGTATTTTCACCAGTTCGTACGCTCGCACTTGGTGATTTTGACAGGATGTGGAGTCTGAATATGCGTGCGGTCATGCTGGCGACACAGCATGCACTGAAGTTTATGGAGGCTCAGAAAAGCGGTGCGATTGTGAATGTCGCGTCGCTTGCCGGCAGAAATGCATTCATTGGTGGTGCAGGATATGCCGCGACGAAATGGGCTCTGATAGGTTTTTCCCGGTCACTCATGCTCGAAGTCCGCGAGCACAATATTCGTGTGGTGACGATTTGTCCCGGTTCAGTTGATACTTCTTTTTCCCCAACCCCAAAGGACCCCTCAAAGTCGGAGAAAATTCTCCATCCGCAAGACGTCGCAGATACAGTTCTGGCAGCTCTCATGCTTCCAGAACGGGCGATGGTCAGCGAGATAGATATCCGGCCGACCAACCCCAAATAA
- the folE gene encoding GTP cyclohydrolase I FolE has protein sequence MKKAMGGKDFEQTITDLLVHLGENPKREGLTKTPDRVAKMYQFLTKGYHEDVEKVLNKAVFTERYSEMVIVRDIDFFSLCEHHLVPFYGKCHIAYIPNGKIIGLSKLPRVVEVFARRLQVQERLTQEIAETIFKYLKPRGVGVVMEARHLCMMMRGVEQHDSAATTSAMLGSFRDDVKTRTEFLTLLQRQLGH, from the coding sequence ATGAAGAAAGCTATGGGCGGCAAAGATTTCGAGCAAACGATTACGGATCTTCTCGTTCACCTTGGTGAGAACCCGAAACGAGAAGGATTGACCAAAACACCTGATCGGGTGGCGAAAATGTATCAATTCCTTACGAAGGGGTATCACGAAGATGTCGAAAAGGTTCTGAACAAAGCGGTTTTCACAGAGCGGTACAGCGAGATGGTCATCGTTCGCGATATCGATTTCTTCAGCCTCTGTGAGCACCACCTCGTCCCTTTCTACGGAAAGTGTCACATTGCGTACATACCAAACGGAAAGATCATCGGACTGAGCAAGCTGCCGAGAGTCGTCGAGGTTTTCGCAAGGCGGTTGCAGGTGCAGGAGCGATTGACGCAGGAGATCGCCGAAACGATCTTCAAGTACCTGAAGCCTCGGGGGGTCGGCGTCGTGATGGAAGCCCGTCACCTCTGTATGATGATGCGGGGGGTCGAGCAGCATGACTCCGCCGCCACCACGAGCGCAATGCTGGGTTCGTTTCGTGACGATGTGAAAACCCGAACGGAGTTTCTCACGCTTTTGCAGCGCCAACTCGGACATTAG
- a CDS encoding SDR family NAD(P)-dependent oxidoreductase codes for MASVRTVWITGASSGIGRALAEEFASHGDTIAASARTSANLASLQSQIVSSSGTCMVFPCDITNAEQVYSSSEAIRTGLGPVDILINNAGVTYFKDFMSTTIEQFDEVMATNLRGTFLATQAVLPGMLEKGRGLILNVLSFAAKAVYTGSSAYAASKAGAEAMMNVLRAETRSRGIKIVNVYPGAVLTPIWHPKHREKYGDQMMKPDEIARMLYYVSCQPPSMVVEDIVIRPQVGDLQV; via the coding sequence ATGGCATCAGTACGCACCGTCTGGATCACTGGCGCGAGTTCAGGAATTGGCAGGGCTCTCGCTGAAGAATTCGCATCACACGGTGACACCATCGCCGCAAGCGCCCGCACGTCAGCAAATCTTGCATCGCTGCAAAGTCAGATTGTATCCTCTTCAGGGACCTGCATGGTGTTCCCATGCGACATCACAAACGCGGAACAAGTCTATTCTTCGTCTGAAGCGATTCGTACAGGGTTGGGTCCGGTTGATATCCTGATCAACAATGCCGGGGTGACGTATTTCAAAGATTTCATGTCCACGACCATCGAGCAATTTGATGAGGTTATGGCCACGAACCTGCGAGGGACGTTTCTCGCTACGCAAGCTGTCCTGCCGGGAATGCTTGAGAAGGGGCGAGGATTGATTCTCAATGTGCTTTCATTCGCAGCGAAGGCTGTGTACACCGGATCGTCAGCGTACGCAGCTTCGAAAGCGGGAGCAGAGGCCATGATGAATGTCCTGCGGGCAGAAACACGAAGCAGGGGAATCAAAATCGTGAATGTGTATCCCGGTGCGGTGTTGACGCCGATCTGGCATCCCAAGCACCGCGAGAAGTATGGGGACCAGATGATGAAGCCGGATGAAATCGCCAGGATGCTGTATTACGTGAGCTGTCAACCCCCCTCGATGGTCGTTGAGGATATCGTTATTCGTCCACAAGTTGGAGATTTGCAGGTATGA
- the bcp gene encoding thioredoxin-dependent thiol peroxidase: MLKIGEKAPPFTLPTGDGTSISLKDLRGKKVVLYFYPKDDTSGCTKEACSFQENLPALKKKGAVLLGVSADTAASHGKFAAKYDLSFPLLSDEKKETLKAYGVWKEKSMYGRKYMGIERTTVLIDETGRISMVFSKVKVDGHTDEVLAAL; the protein is encoded by the coding sequence ATGCTGAAGATAGGTGAGAAGGCGCCTCCGTTCACTCTTCCGACGGGAGATGGAACATCAATTTCTCTGAAGGATCTTCGGGGAAAAAAGGTTGTTCTGTATTTTTACCCGAAGGACGATACGTCTGGTTGCACGAAGGAGGCATGCTCCTTCCAGGAGAATCTCCCGGCGCTCAAGAAGAAAGGAGCGGTTCTTCTGGGGGTCAGTGCGGACACCGCCGCATCGCACGGGAAGTTCGCGGCGAAATATGACTTGAGTTTCCCCTTGCTGAGTGATGAAAAAAAAGAAACGCTGAAGGCGTACGGTGTCTGGAAGGAGAAATCGATGTACGGGCGGAAGTACATGGGCATCGAGCGAACGACTGTTCTCATCGACGAAACAGGACGAATTTCCATGGTGTTTTCAAAGGTGAAGGTCGACGGCCACACCGATGAAGTGCTTGCAGCACTCTAA
- a CDS encoding 6-carboxytetrahydropterin synthase has translation MVYVTRRAVFSASHRLYNPQLTEAENDRIYDKCSNKNGHGHNYVVEVTVAGKPRPETGYVIDLKKLKEIVGREIIDKVDHKHLNLDVEFMRGVIPTAENIAKAFWIVLYPKIPEGTLYSIRLHETENNVVEYRGE, from the coding sequence ATGGTGTATGTGACGCGCAGGGCGGTATTCAGTGCATCCCACCGCCTCTACAATCCTCAACTTACCGAAGCTGAGAACGACAGGATTTATGACAAATGTTCAAACAAGAACGGCCACGGTCATAACTACGTTGTGGAGGTGACCGTCGCCGGCAAACCCCGGCCAGAGACAGGCTATGTCATAGATCTGAAAAAGCTCAAAGAGATTGTTGGAAGGGAAATCATCGACAAGGTCGACCATAAGCACTTGAATCTGGATGTGGAGTTCATGCGCGGTGTGATCCCGACCGCGGAGAACATTGCGAAAGCATTCTGGATAGTCCTGTATCCGAAGATCCCGGAAGGGACACTGTATTCGATTCGACTTCATGAAACCGAGAACAACGTCGTGGAATATCGAGGCGAATGA
- a CDS encoding peroxiredoxin — translation MAVQVGDKAPDFTLVDGDKKPRSLTEFLGKKTVLAFIPGAFTGVCTKEVCALRDSMSRFNELNAHVVGISVDAPFSNKAFATQNNLQFPVLSDYSRTAVKAYGIVLENFAGLVGYAAAKRSVFILDNAGVVRYVWVSDNPGVEPNYEEVSKALEAIR, via the coding sequence ATGGCCGTACAAGTTGGAGACAAAGCTCCCGATTTTACACTCGTGGATGGAGACAAGAAACCCCGTTCGCTGACCGAGTTTCTGGGAAAGAAGACAGTCCTTGCCTTCATCCCCGGAGCGTTCACCGGCGTATGCACGAAGGAAGTGTGTGCATTGAGGGATTCAATGAGTCGGTTCAACGAATTGAATGCCCATGTGGTGGGAATCAGCGTCGACGCCCCGTTCTCGAACAAGGCATTCGCAACGCAGAACAACCTGCAATTCCCGGTGCTTTCAGACTACAGCCGGACAGCGGTGAAGGCATACGGTATCGTGCTGGAGAACTTTGCAGGCCTTGTGGGTTATGCTGCTGCAAAAAGATCTGTATTCATTCTCGATAATGCCGGGGTGGTTCGGTACGTATGGGTGAGCGACAATCCCGGCGTCGAGCCAAACTATGAAGAAGTGTCCAAGGCGCTCGAGGCGATCCGATAA